One Robbsia sp. KACC 23696 DNA segment encodes these proteins:
- a CDS encoding MFS transporter, with protein MTQIWHFDQVHAGLAIVPGPLTVVPVAIMTGRLAGRYGHRRFLVSGALLYALTGLWFYFVPGTSPEYFSRWLPGLFMSGASVGLVMPSLSGAAVARLPAEHYAVGSAVNQATRQIGSVIGVALIVMLLGNGVVTRGNFNAVYGAHIFLALLTALLCAFVQTRRTAT; from the coding sequence ATGACGCAAATCTGGCATTTTGACCAGGTCCATGCCGGCCTGGCCATCGTGCCCGGCCCACTGACTGTGGTGCCTGTAGCCATCATGACCGGAAGGCTGGCAGGGCGCTATGGTCACCGGCGATTTCTTGTTTCAGGTGCGCTTCTTTACGCCCTTACAGGCTTATGGTTTTACTTTGTTCCGGGGACCAGTCCGGAGTATTTCTCTCGCTGGTTGCCAGGTCTTTTCATGAGCGGTGCAAGTGTGGGTCTCGTGATGCCATCCTTGTCTGGCGCTGCTGTTGCGCGCTTACCTGCGGAGCACTACGCAGTGGGTAGCGCAGTCAACCAAGCCACACGTCAGATCGGCTCGGTAATAGGTGTCGCTCTGATCGTCATGCTGCTTGGAAATGGTGTTGTGACACGCGGTAACTTTAATGCGGTCTATGGCGCACATATTTTCCTCGCCTTATTGACCGCGTTGCTCTGTGCATTCGTTCAGACGCGGCGTACTGCAACGTAG
- a CDS encoding SDR family oxidoreductase, giving the protein MVQSHLGTAVVTGASSGIGAVYADRLARRGYDLILVARNGSRLNALAERIRGDFHRNVEVMVADLGNRSDLQRVEETLRSDAGITLLVNNAGVGTHSPLLESDVDAMTSLIELNVTALMRLTYAVAPKFVLRGNGAIINIASIVGIAPEVLNGVYGGSKAFVLAFTQSLHHELASKGIQVQAVLPGATATEFWERGGLPIENLPAEIVMPTDQMVDASLVGFDRKELVTIPSLHHVEEWQAYEAARQAMAPHLSNRAPASRYSQA; this is encoded by the coding sequence GTGGTGCAATCTCATCTTGGTACCGCAGTCGTCACAGGAGCATCCTCGGGCATTGGCGCTGTGTACGCAGATCGTCTCGCGCGGCGCGGTTACGATTTGATCTTAGTTGCGCGCAATGGCAGCCGTCTGAACGCGTTGGCGGAACGAATCCGCGGCGATTTCCATCGAAACGTGGAGGTTATGGTTGCGGACCTGGGCAATCGTTCTGATTTGCAGAGAGTCGAGGAGACCCTTCGAAGCGACGCCGGTATAACGCTGCTCGTAAACAATGCTGGCGTTGGAACGCACAGCCCCCTTCTAGAGAGCGACGTTGACGCGATGACCTCACTCATCGAGCTAAACGTGACCGCACTAATGAGACTGACGTACGCTGTGGCGCCAAAATTCGTATTACGCGGAAACGGCGCGATTATTAACATAGCGTCGATTGTCGGCATAGCGCCCGAGGTGCTTAATGGCGTGTATGGCGGGAGCAAAGCGTTCGTCTTGGCCTTTACCCAGTCTTTGCACCACGAGTTGGCATCCAAGGGAATACAAGTGCAGGCAGTGCTACCAGGCGCGACGGCTACCGAGTTCTGGGAGCGGGGGGGATTACCAATTGAAAATTTACCGGCGGAGATCGTAATGCCAACGGATCAGATGGTCGACGCGTCCCTCGTCGGATTTGATCGCAAAGAACTGGTAACCATCCCGTCGCTGCACCACGTCGAGGAGTGGCAGGCTTATGAAGCCGCTCGTCAGGCCATGGCACCGCATCTGTCGAATCGCGCCCCCGCCTCGCGTTACTCCCAGGCGTGA
- a CDS encoding TetR/AcrR family transcriptional regulator has translation MAKEAPMRKSKEETAQTRETIVSAASTHIRETGLTGASVAEIMSAAGLTHGGFYRHFDNKDQLIHEALEVAAQASLENVQRNIDKGGFNAALDSYLSVHHRDASPPRCPYAALGSELARSSDEARTSVATAIAKFVTALENEGEQSHEDSVVAVATMVGALILSRITAGTALSNEFLAQSKKRLRRPTP, from the coding sequence ATGGCAAAGGAAGCCCCAATGAGGAAATCGAAAGAGGAGACAGCGCAAACACGCGAAACGATTGTCTCAGCTGCATCGACACATATTCGAGAAACGGGTCTGACTGGCGCGAGCGTGGCGGAAATCATGTCTGCTGCGGGATTGACGCACGGCGGTTTCTACCGTCATTTCGACAACAAGGATCAACTTATCCACGAAGCGCTCGAAGTTGCCGCCCAAGCCTCTTTGGAAAACGTCCAGAGGAATATCGACAAAGGTGGTTTCAACGCGGCGTTAGACAGCTACCTCTCCGTACATCATCGAGACGCCTCGCCGCCACGCTGCCCCTATGCGGCGCTGGGCAGCGAACTCGCGCGATCTTCGGACGAAGCTCGGACGTCAGTAGCAACCGCTATTGCGAAATTTGTGACGGCTTTAGAGAACGAAGGCGAGCAGTCGCACGAGGATTCGGTGGTCGCAGTAGCGACCATGGTGGGTGCGTTGATCCTGTCGAGGATTACAGCCGGCACAGCGCTTTCCAACGAGTTTCTCGCCCAGTCAAAAAAGCGGCTTCGACGACCGACTCCGTAG
- a CDS encoding GntG family PLP-dependent aldolase, whose translation MIDLRSDTCSRPTDAMRKAIAAAPVGDDVYGDDPSVKELEREVADLLGKDDAVYMVTGTMTNQVGIRAHTESGDSVLFDQNAHVYILEGGAPAAFSGVLPRLLPGVRGIFTPENVSQALGVSHRFFPSTIPSPIKLLCLENTHNIGGGKVWPLDQLKAVCDLGRANGLALHLDGARLWHATAATGIPEREYAKHFDSVSVCFSKALGAPMGSALAGNREFIARARRFKQQIGGGFRQAGMMAAGALYALRHNRERLQEDHIHAKMLANGIADLPGIALDVSTVETNIVRFGITSLAAGEFVEKLYERGLYALPSGPDGVRMIPYLNITPQQIKDAIDIIASVANDHKAKASAVSVAPRTSSAAGY comes from the coding sequence ATGATCGATTTGCGAAGCGATACCTGTAGTCGTCCAACGGACGCGATGAGGAAGGCCATTGCCGCAGCCCCTGTGGGTGATGACGTTTACGGCGACGATCCAAGCGTCAAGGAACTAGAGCGTGAGGTCGCCGACCTTCTTGGCAAGGACGATGCGGTTTACATGGTCACCGGCACAATGACCAATCAGGTAGGCATTCGCGCCCACACGGAGTCTGGCGACTCGGTACTGTTTGATCAGAACGCTCACGTCTATATCCTCGAGGGTGGCGCTCCGGCAGCCTTCTCTGGCGTGCTTCCCAGATTGCTTCCTGGCGTTCGAGGCATTTTCACGCCAGAAAATGTCAGTCAGGCATTGGGCGTGTCGCATCGTTTTTTTCCAAGCACCATACCATCGCCCATCAAACTTCTTTGCCTTGAAAATACGCACAATATCGGTGGCGGAAAAGTATGGCCATTGGATCAATTGAAAGCGGTCTGCGATCTTGGTCGTGCGAATGGCTTAGCACTACATCTCGACGGCGCACGGCTATGGCACGCGACGGCGGCCACAGGCATTCCTGAGCGCGAATATGCCAAGCATTTCGACTCGGTGAGCGTATGCTTTTCGAAAGCCTTGGGGGCGCCTATGGGCTCAGCGCTTGCGGGCAATCGCGAATTTATCGCCCGCGCCCGGCGTTTCAAGCAACAAATCGGCGGCGGCTTCCGCCAAGCGGGCATGATGGCCGCAGGCGCGCTCTATGCCTTGCGTCACAATCGTGAGCGTCTTCAAGAAGATCACATTCACGCCAAGATGCTAGCGAACGGCATTGCGGATTTGCCAGGCATTGCGCTGGACGTATCGACTGTCGAGACGAATATTGTTCGCTTTGGCATCACCTCGCTTGCAGCAGGTGAATTCGTCGAGAAGTTGTATGAGCGCGGGCTATATGCCCTGCCATCCGGTCCCGATGGCGTCAGGATGATCCCGTACCTCAATATCACTCCCCAGCAAATCAAAGACGCAATTGACATCATTGCGTCGGTTGCAAACGACCACAAGGCAAAAGCTTCCGCTGTATCCGTAGCACCGAGAACGTCTAGTGCCGCAGGCTACTAA
- a CDS encoding manganese catalase family protein, protein MFMHNKRLQYTVRVAGANPGLANLLLEQFGGPQGELAAACRYFTQAVAEDDPGRKDLLFDIATEELSHLEIIGSIVAMLNKGAKGQLAEGVEEEAALYRSMTGGGNDSHTTALLYGGGPALTNSAGTPWSAAYIDTIGEPTADLRSNIAAEARAKIIYERLINVTDDAGVKDALGFLMTREIAHQKSFEKALHSIQPNFPQGKLPGKPEFTSVYYNMSSGDDVRGPWNSGDQWEYVEAPEPAVDGGTGTATANGAPEDVAALEAMAARTKSDTQSNPLTGADLGSGKGVQESL, encoded by the coding sequence ATGTTCATGCACAACAAACGGTTGCAATATACGGTACGTGTCGCAGGTGCGAATCCGGGTTTAGCTAATCTCCTGCTTGAACAGTTTGGAGGCCCGCAAGGTGAACTTGCTGCGGCATGCCGTTATTTCACGCAGGCGGTTGCTGAAGATGACCCGGGTCGCAAAGACCTGCTTTTCGATATCGCAACGGAAGAACTCAGTCACTTGGAAATCATCGGCTCGATTGTCGCCATGTTAAACAAGGGAGCAAAGGGGCAGTTAGCCGAGGGCGTAGAAGAAGAGGCGGCGCTGTATCGATCGATGACAGGTGGGGGCAACGATTCGCACACCACGGCGTTGCTTTATGGTGGAGGGCCAGCATTGACTAACTCTGCGGGCACGCCATGGAGTGCGGCATATATCGACACTATTGGTGAGCCTACGGCAGACCTTCGCTCCAACATTGCCGCCGAAGCACGGGCCAAAATCATCTATGAGCGACTGATAAATGTTACTGATGATGCGGGAGTGAAGGATGCGCTTGGTTTTTTGATGACACGAGAGATTGCGCATCAAAAATCGTTTGAGAAAGCGTTGCACTCGATTCAGCCGAATTTCCCGCAAGGAAAGCTGCCAGGCAAGCCCGAGTTCACCAGCGTGTACTACAACATGTCTTCAGGGGACGATGTGAGAGGACCATGGAATTCTGGCGACCAGTGGGAGTATGTTGAGGCACCAGAACCAGCCGTCGATGGGGGCACCGGTACTGCGACAGCTAATGGTGCTCCGGAAGATGTGGCCGCGCTGGAAGCCATGGCAGCTCGGACCAAGTCAGACACGCAGTCAAACCCGCTCACGGGGGCTGATTTGGGTTCTGGTAAGGGCGTTCAGGAGTCGCTCTAA
- a CDS encoding MFS transporter has translation MSLSPLPERSPQKIGRVHYGWFMMAVTFLVLLAGAGVRATPGVMIQPLEQTFGWSAAQISSAISVNLVLYGLLGPFAAALMKTIGVRRVAVIALALLAIGALSSLFMRTPLQLLLTWGILVGTGSGMAALTLGATVANRWFTKHRGLAMGLMTASSATGQLVFLPLMAALVTSYGWRAAAWTSGLGAVIVLPVAWLCMRESPAALGLAPVGGHGPATPSNNNDTSSANPFATAINGLLDASRHGAFWLLAGSFFICGASTNGFIGTHFVSICADHGISAVHSASLLATMGIFDLFGTTLSGWLSDRFDNRRLLFWYYGLRGLSLLFLPYAFGFSFYGLPIFTVFYGLDWIATVPPTVRLTNSVFGRDKGPIIFGWIVACHQVGAAFATLVAGMMRASLGNYQLATMCSGGLCIVGALVVLKVRAGKPAAMLGSAG, from the coding sequence ATGTCTTTATCGCCTTTGCCAGAACGTTCACCGCAAAAGATCGGCCGTGTTCACTACGGTTGGTTCATGATGGCCGTAACGTTTCTTGTGTTGCTTGCCGGCGCCGGTGTTCGTGCCACACCAGGTGTCATGATCCAGCCGCTTGAGCAAACGTTTGGATGGAGTGCCGCGCAGATTTCCAGTGCCATCTCAGTGAATCTGGTTCTTTACGGTCTGCTTGGTCCCTTTGCTGCCGCATTGATGAAAACGATTGGCGTGCGAAGGGTGGCAGTCATTGCGCTTGCGTTGCTGGCGATTGGGGCGTTGTCGAGTCTCTTCATGCGCACGCCCCTTCAACTGCTCCTTACATGGGGAATATTGGTGGGCACGGGATCTGGCATGGCAGCGCTGACCCTTGGTGCGACCGTCGCGAATCGCTGGTTCACAAAACATCGCGGCCTCGCAATGGGACTGATGACTGCAAGTTCAGCGACGGGGCAACTAGTCTTCTTGCCGCTCATGGCTGCTTTGGTTACCTCATACGGATGGCGCGCAGCGGCTTGGACGTCGGGTCTTGGCGCCGTGATTGTGCTGCCGGTGGCTTGGTTGTGTATGCGAGAGTCTCCTGCGGCGCTCGGACTGGCGCCAGTCGGCGGCCACGGCCCCGCAACTCCGAGCAACAATAACGATACTTCAAGCGCGAATCCGTTCGCCACGGCTATAAACGGATTGTTGGACGCTTCCCGCCATGGGGCATTTTGGCTACTGGCAGGAAGCTTTTTTATTTGCGGTGCCAGCACAAACGGTTTTATCGGGACGCATTTTGTCTCCATCTGCGCCGACCATGGCATTTCCGCAGTTCATAGCGCCAGCCTGCTGGCAACGATGGGCATTTTCGATCTGTTTGGCACCACGCTCTCAGGATGGCTCAGTGATCGCTTCGACAATCGGCGGCTGCTCTTTTGGTACTACGGACTGCGGGGCTTGTCGCTACTGTTTTTGCCCTATGCCTTTGGTTTTTCATTTTATGGCTTACCGATATTTACGGTGTTTTACGGACTGGATTGGATCGCAACAGTACCGCCCACAGTGCGCTTGACCAATAGCGTATTCGGCCGTGACAAAGGGCCGATCATTTTCGGCTGGATCGTCGCGTGCCACCAGGTGGGGGCGGCGTTCGCAACCCTCGTCGCCGGCATGATGCGTGCCTCTCTTGGCAATTATCAGTTAGCAACGATGTGTTCCGGCGGTCTTTGTATCGTCGGTGCGCTTGTTGTTCTCAAGGTTCGTGCGGGAAAGCCCGCAGCAATGCTAGGTAGCGCCGGTTAA
- a CDS encoding IclR family transcriptional regulator: MQIQGLTDASSGVAVLDRAFSILNSFGPTDDDLTLSELSRRTGLYKSTVLRLVTALEHGGFLRKLEAGQYAVGHQPLRLAALYQRSYRVGPIIEPVLEQVSGALGETASFYVRLGEVRQVLYRVEPSRSVRVSIRVGEEFSVHKGASGKVLLAFTEPADASRWSEIREQLWAVSFGERDPETASVSVPVFSGSGGFIGALTVSGPKGRFDTPETLKAALLNLLEQAKRATGTLGGDSTRFDRSIVNAERSDFLITRA; encoded by the coding sequence ATGCAGATTCAAGGCTTAACGGACGCATCCAGCGGTGTCGCTGTACTCGACCGCGCGTTCTCGATTTTGAATTCCTTTGGCCCAACGGATGATGACTTGACATTGAGCGAACTCTCACGGCGCACGGGCCTGTACAAAAGTACGGTGTTGCGGTTGGTAACTGCCCTCGAACACGGTGGTTTCCTCCGCAAGCTGGAAGCAGGTCAATACGCTGTTGGACATCAACCCCTCCGCTTGGCGGCGTTGTATCAGCGCTCGTACCGAGTGGGCCCGATCATCGAGCCTGTTCTTGAACAGGTCAGCGGAGCGCTAGGGGAGACTGCGTCGTTCTATGTGCGGCTGGGTGAAGTGAGGCAGGTCTTGTACCGCGTTGAGCCGTCGCGCAGCGTCCGCGTTTCGATTCGTGTAGGAGAAGAATTCTCCGTCCACAAAGGTGCATCCGGAAAGGTCTTGCTTGCCTTTACGGAGCCGGCCGACGCATCTCGATGGAGTGAAATTCGAGAGCAGCTCTGGGCAGTTTCCTTTGGTGAGCGCGACCCTGAGACTGCTTCCGTCTCCGTGCCAGTGTTTAGCGGGAGTGGGGGCTTTATTGGCGCGCTGACAGTATCTGGGCCGAAGGGAAGATTCGACACACCGGAGACGCTGAAGGCGGCCCTACTGAATTTGCTTGAACAAGCAAAGCGTGCGACTGGAACTCTCGGCGGGGACAGCACTCGCTTTGACCGAAGCATTGTGAACGCGGAGAGAAGCGACTTCTTAATCACCCGAGCATGA
- a CDS encoding GlxA family transcriptional regulator, with protein sequence MHRIGYLLSDGFQMMALATQSVFEHANAVIADAFYHFELFSVDGGDVRSSAGFPIGTRVARSTSKVDTWLVAGVSDPISEPPPARMAKLLRQGSAHAQRIAGICTGGFVLAEAGLLSGRRVTTHWAFATQMQDRFPDVVIESDRIFIVDGQIWTSAGMTAGLDLALAMVEKDLDLEVARTVAHMLVMPQRRSGGQTQHAQMLRLAPKTDRIQTALNYAQQNLNKTLGVDELAQAANLSPRQFHRLFMQETGKSPAKAVESLRLEAARLMIERSRHTLDVVARETGFRDRRHMREVFLRGLGVTPQAVRRDARAP encoded by the coding sequence ATGCACAGAATTGGATACCTTTTGAGTGATGGCTTCCAGATGATGGCGCTCGCCACTCAATCGGTCTTTGAGCATGCGAACGCCGTGATTGCCGATGCGTTTTATCATTTCGAGCTTTTTTCGGTCGATGGGGGGGACGTTCGATCTTCTGCTGGGTTTCCGATCGGTACGCGTGTCGCGAGGAGTACGTCGAAGGTTGATACGTGGCTAGTTGCGGGCGTCAGCGATCCGATTTCGGAGCCCCCTCCCGCTCGAATGGCAAAGCTTTTACGTCAAGGAAGCGCCCACGCTCAACGAATTGCTGGGATATGCACCGGTGGTTTCGTCTTAGCGGAGGCCGGCTTACTTTCCGGCCGAAGAGTGACGACGCATTGGGCATTCGCGACGCAAATGCAAGATCGGTTTCCAGACGTCGTAATTGAAAGCGATCGCATCTTCATCGTTGACGGACAGATATGGACCTCCGCCGGTATGACTGCCGGATTAGACCTAGCACTTGCCATGGTCGAGAAAGACCTTGACCTTGAGGTCGCCCGAACTGTCGCTCACATGCTCGTGATGCCCCAACGTCGATCGGGGGGGCAAACGCAGCATGCTCAGATGTTACGACTGGCGCCTAAAACAGACCGCATTCAAACTGCTTTGAACTATGCGCAGCAGAATCTGAATAAGACGCTTGGCGTCGACGAGCTTGCCCAGGCGGCGAATCTGAGTCCGCGGCAATTTCACCGTCTCTTTATGCAAGAGACAGGTAAATCACCCGCAAAAGCCGTCGAATCGCTACGACTCGAGGCGGCACGACTCATGATTGAGCGCAGTCGCCACACCCTTGATGTCGTCGCAAGAGAGACCGGTTTTCGCGACCGGCGGCACATGAGAGAGGTGTTCCTTCGAGGACTAGGCGTGACGCCACAAGCCGTTCGTCGGGATGCTCGTGCGCCATAG
- a CDS encoding 2-dehydropantoate 2-reductase, with amino-acid sequence METHEQGLNILVLGAGALGGYYGSRLLLSGKANVTFLVRPARAEKLEKNGLHVSSSLGDFQGGVTTVSEDSLSKDFDLVLLTCKSYDLDAAITSIAPAITERTVVLPLLNGLAVYDQLDHRFGRQHVMGGVSYIAASAKGNGDIVHMGESDTLIVGARHPSQEALVQRVHLAIAATPGIRALSENIEHDLWQKWAMLCAGAAATCLLRATIGEILQSDDGYAVIRALLDEVLRIARTSGNEISAEGVRKIEALLFDRKSAWAASMMRDIRIDAPKIEARAIVGDMISRGTSLGIDTPYLRVAYASLQAYQAQQMISVSK; translated from the coding sequence ATGGAAACACACGAACAAGGTCTCAATATATTGGTTTTGGGTGCGGGTGCTTTAGGCGGCTATTACGGCTCACGTCTACTGCTCTCTGGAAAGGCAAATGTCACCTTCTTGGTACGTCCTGCTCGAGCGGAAAAGTTAGAAAAAAATGGATTGCATGTGTCCAGCAGTCTTGGCGACTTCCAGGGTGGCGTCACAACCGTGTCAGAAGATAGCCTTTCAAAAGATTTTGATCTGGTACTCCTCACCTGCAAGTCATACGACCTGGACGCCGCAATAACGTCGATCGCTCCAGCGATCACCGAGCGCACCGTCGTCCTGCCGCTCTTAAACGGCTTGGCCGTTTACGATCAGTTGGATCACCGGTTCGGTCGGCAGCACGTAATGGGCGGCGTGTCATATATTGCGGCGAGCGCGAAAGGCAATGGCGATATCGTACATATGGGCGAGAGCGATACGTTGATCGTCGGTGCGCGGCACCCTTCCCAGGAGGCGCTTGTACAGAGGGTCCATTTAGCGATAGCTGCAACGCCTGGCATTCGAGCTTTGTCCGAAAATATCGAGCACGATCTATGGCAAAAATGGGCCATGTTGTGTGCTGGGGCTGCGGCCACGTGTTTACTGCGCGCAACGATTGGCGAGATCCTGCAATCAGATGATGGATACGCGGTAATTAGAGCCCTTTTGGACGAGGTGCTTCGCATCGCACGTACATCGGGCAATGAGATTTCGGCTGAGGGTGTTCGCAAAATCGAAGCGCTATTGTTTGACAGGAAATCTGCCTGGGCCGCATCAATGATGCGTGATATCCGTATAGACGCTCCCAAAATTGAAGCACGAGCAATTGTGGGCGACATGATCTCCCGGGGAACGTCGCTGGGAATAGACACACCCTATTTGCGCGTTGCCTACGCTTCACTGCAAGCGTATCAAGCTCAACAGATGATCAGTGTATCCAAGTGA
- a CDS encoding MFS transporter, whose product MLYSVFSSLERGFRGASPANLSWVLNGYTLVYAAMLIPSGGLSDSYGRKRIFLLGVALFIAASGACGLAPNVPLLVTARVVQAFGAALLTPASLSLVLAAFPLDQRTLTVSLWGAVGGFAAAIGPSLGAYFAQTTSWRWAFFINVPIGLIALAFGFRHLHRIDQPLKHETGRRVDFIGMALLISAVGALALGLTEVGSPTWSRGDIAEVWGISAVGIVAFIAWANTVRAPLIDLSLFRYGTYNAVNLATLTFGIAFSMMFLRFSFT is encoded by the coding sequence ATGCTTTATTCCGTCTTCAGTTCGCTGGAGCGCGGGTTTCGTGGTGCCAGCCCGGCAAACTTGTCCTGGGTATTGAACGGATACACCTTGGTCTACGCGGCGATGCTGATACCGTCGGGTGGGCTGTCGGATTCATATGGGCGCAAGCGCATCTTCTTGCTTGGCGTAGCGCTTTTCATCGCAGCGTCGGGCGCCTGTGGCCTTGCACCGAATGTTCCGCTGCTAGTGACCGCCCGCGTAGTACAAGCGTTCGGTGCTGCGTTATTGACACCAGCATCGCTTTCGCTAGTGCTGGCCGCCTTTCCATTAGATCAACGTACTCTGACGGTTAGCCTATGGGGCGCGGTGGGTGGATTTGCAGCAGCGATCGGACCAAGTCTAGGCGCTTACTTCGCGCAAACGACAAGTTGGCGTTGGGCTTTCTTTATCAATGTTCCCATTGGGTTGATAGCGTTAGCGTTCGGATTTAGGCACCTCCATCGGATCGATCAACCTTTGAAGCACGAGACCGGTCGTCGTGTCGACTTTATCGGCATGGCGCTCCTGATATCGGCGGTCGGCGCTTTGGCGCTCGGCCTCACCGAGGTGGGATCCCCGACATGGAGCCGCGGCGATATTGCCGAGGTCTGGGGCATAAGTGCGGTGGGAATAGTGGCCTTCATCGCTTGGGCGAATACTGTCAGGGCCCCCCTTATCGACCTTTCGTTGTTCCGCTACGGAACCTACAACGCGGTCAATCTGGCAACGCTGACGTTCGGTATCGCGTTCTCGATGATGTTTTTGCGTTTTTCTTTTACATGA
- a CDS encoding AraC family transcriptional regulator — MRTPRINRPNQALHWREPGFANAEFLSASYRTHSFPPHAHDEFALGVIERGAQAFLDGDGKRAVMRQGTICVINPGQFHEGRPAVDGGWDYRMAYLPTSDLVRLLRESNHKVHGVPHFAEVVIDDVETMGLLLAALRCSESNDASQLEKTSRLVAAIFQLFNRHALPPSSAARADVVSGAVKRAREYIDAHVVENPTLDSIALAAGMSAFHLLREFKRTVGIAPHAYLVQRRAALAKHLLMQGRPLRQVAIDVGYCDQAHLSREFRRFFGVPPSIAMR, encoded by the coding sequence ATGCGGACCCCTCGCATTAATCGCCCCAATCAAGCGCTACATTGGCGCGAGCCTGGATTCGCCAACGCCGAATTCCTGAGCGCAAGTTATCGCACTCATAGTTTCCCCCCGCACGCGCATGACGAGTTTGCGCTTGGCGTGATCGAGCGAGGTGCGCAGGCTTTTCTTGATGGGGACGGCAAACGTGCGGTGATGCGCCAAGGCACCATTTGCGTCATCAATCCAGGTCAATTTCATGAGGGAAGGCCTGCAGTCGACGGCGGGTGGGATTATCGAATGGCGTATCTGCCTACCTCCGACTTGGTGCGACTCCTACGGGAGTCAAACCATAAGGTTCATGGAGTCCCTCATTTCGCTGAGGTAGTAATCGACGATGTTGAAACCATGGGCCTGCTATTGGCGGCGCTTCGCTGTTCGGAATCCAACGACGCAAGCCAACTCGAAAAGACGTCTCGCCTCGTCGCTGCCATATTTCAACTGTTCAATAGGCACGCTCTGCCACCCTCGTCGGCAGCACGGGCGGATGTGGTGTCTGGTGCCGTGAAAAGAGCGAGAGAATACATTGACGCGCATGTGGTCGAAAATCCGACGCTTGATTCCATCGCTCTGGCCGCAGGAATGAGTGCCTTTCATTTGCTGCGCGAATTCAAGAGAACTGTAGGTATTGCGCCGCATGCTTACCTCGTTCAACGTCGCGCCGCGCTCGCGAAGCATCTCCTTATGCAGGGACGGCCCTTGCGCCAAGTCGCCATAGACGTCGGTTATTGCGACCAGGCGCATTTAAGCCGGGAGTTCCGGCGGTTCTTCGGCGTTCCCCCCAGCATCGCGATGCGTTAA